A stretch of the Synechocystis sp. PCC 7338 genome encodes the following:
- a CDS encoding metallophosphoesterase family protein — protein MIVTSLLLMHLLVMLSDPFLQLPTPDSVEVIWFTEFAGDNHWVQWGKDLEHRTEASSRQLTRTREDEWSYTFQTYDKLSPRAIWRHQAVITGLKAGETLPYQVFSADRQRIHQSDIFSLQSSPPPDQPLKILLTSDHQLMPMVAANIQQAIAVYSGFDAVFHAGDMVNVPDRASEWFDDRRGRSFFPVLQGRASVTLGGKIYQGAPVLQSTPLFPCIGNHEVMGRYSPSKALHLQFKDARPQAIAEEEYFERQDFAEQEYDPGRAAQWIEDNSFNFQTYQEIFSLPPTPAPQKQYYAVTFGHIRLISLMVTNVWRAPQKNSITPGRYQESSQQLHEPENWGYGQHIFEPITPDSRQYEWLQQELAGEAFQQAQYKIVMFHHPPHSLGGNVTPPYTDPQAYEEYAPDGTMLHRRYHYPKGEDQIIKYLVPLLKNAGVQLVFYGHSHLWNRFVSPGGMHFLETSNVGNSYGAHLADNPRSLPDFTDPSNDFPVGNPNGLSPIIPTIAPLLNSQEEPLPYIANNKITVFSVLETSDNNAVIKSYYFDTNGDNNNVVLFDQFQLR, from the coding sequence ATGATTGTCACTAGTTTGTTATTAATGCATTTGCTGGTTATGTTGAGTGATCCTTTTTTACAACTTCCCACCCCTGACAGCGTTGAAGTCATTTGGTTTACCGAATTTGCCGGGGACAACCATTGGGTGCAGTGGGGGAAAGACCTGGAGCATCGCACCGAGGCTTCCAGCCGACAGTTGACCCGCACCAGGGAAGATGAATGGTCCTACACCTTCCAAACCTATGACAAGCTTTCCCCCAGGGCCATTTGGCGACATCAAGCGGTGATCACTGGCTTAAAAGCTGGGGAGACTTTGCCCTATCAAGTTTTCAGTGCCGATCGCCAACGGATACACCAGAGCGATATTTTTTCCCTCCAATCCAGCCCTCCTCCAGATCAGCCCTTAAAAATTTTGCTCACCTCCGACCATCAGTTAATGCCCATGGTGGCGGCCAATATCCAACAGGCGATCGCCGTTTATAGTGGCTTTGATGCGGTATTCCATGCCGGAGATATGGTCAATGTGCCGGATCGGGCTTCGGAATGGTTTGATGACCGCCGGGGTAGGTCTTTTTTCCCAGTTCTCCAGGGCCGGGCTTCAGTAACTTTGGGGGGCAAAATCTATCAGGGAGCACCGGTCTTGCAATCCACTCCCCTCTTTCCCTGCATTGGTAACCATGAAGTAATGGGCCGCTATTCCCCCAGCAAGGCATTGCATTTACAGTTTAAGGATGCTCGACCCCAGGCGATCGCCGAAGAAGAATATTTTGAGCGGCAGGATTTTGCTGAGCAGGAATATGATCCAGGCCGAGCCGCCCAATGGATTGAGGATAATTCCTTTAACTTCCAAACCTATCAAGAAATTTTTTCCTTACCCCCCACCCCAGCGCCGCAAAAACAGTACTATGCTGTTACTTTTGGCCATATTCGTCTCATTTCCTTAATGGTCACCAATGTTTGGAGAGCACCACAAAAGAATTCAATCACACCGGGGCGTTACCAGGAAAGCAGTCAACAGTTACATGAACCGGAAAATTGGGGCTATGGCCAGCATATTTTTGAGCCCATTACCCCCGACAGTAGACAGTATGAATGGCTGCAGCAGGAATTAGCTGGGGAAGCCTTCCAACAAGCTCAGTACAAAATTGTTATGTTCCACCATCCTCCCCATAGTTTAGGCGGTAATGTCACCCCTCCCTACACCGACCCCCAAGCCTACGAAGAATATGCCCCTGATGGCACCATGTTGCACCGCCGTTATCATTATCCCAAAGGAGAAGATCAGATTATTAAATACTTAGTTCCTCTGCTAAAAAATGCCGGAGTTCAGCTAGTTTTTTATGGCCATTCCCATCTTTGGAATCGTTTTGTCAGTCCTGGGGGGATGCATTTTTTAGAAACTTCCAATGTCGGCAATAGTTATGGCGCCCATTTAGCCGACAATCCCCGTTCCCTGCCAGATTTTACTGATCCCAGCAATGATTTCCCCGTTGGTAATCCCAATGGTTTATCGCCAATTATTCCCACCATTGCCCCTCTACTTAATTCCCAAGAAGAACCATTACCTTACATTGCTAATAATAAAATTACCGTCTTTAGTGTACTGGAAACTAGTGATAATAACGCAGTGATCAAAAGCTATTATTTTGACACCAATGGAGATAATAACAATGTAGTTTTATTTGACCAATTTCAACTAAGATAA
- a CDS encoding UPF0182 family protein: MPSVVGGSKNFPNGSPLNKGVRAMKGWVKVAIVLAIALMGLEIIARIYVENLWFRELNFQSVFWKRLRWQGSITLVAGFISWAFIVFQVKVANRLAHEEAQLKSLAVTQAASAPVPVAIGSRYLPMPAPPVGPKAHSRPLPLPVLLPLIIALQIILVALVMYYVFITIQVWTPDYTLPNITPAVPQPFRLRLLFTNFSNGRAQLGATALAGILALIGVLRGPKLLPGLVFILSGVWGLLLSGNWFRLLLSFNSQSFNAIDPQFHRDISFYIFQIPLWQLLESWWRGLFLFSLLAVTLIILKSGNSLSEGRFPGFSPAQLRHLSALGAAVAATLAVEHWLKRYGYLFANHGVVYGANYTDVHWRLPVETGLAIFTVAIAIWSGWLSLKGWPSGKGTGAPQRRGQLPLIGLWLPMSVYLLILLLQNLGGWAIELLVVQPNQLTRERPYLARNIAATREAFNLQIIQPTTLSGRGQLTPASLESNRLTLDNIRLWDPIPLLKTNRQLQQIRLYYKFVDADLDRYTIRVQKDDTQTISTAKQQVLIAPRELDYTAVPEKAQTWVNKHLVYTHGYGFTLSPVNLVDQGGLPYYFVKDIGTDENEGALRTSSELIRTSIPIGKPRIYFGEITDNYIMTNTAIPELDFPSGEENVYNFYDGRGGIFLNSPLRKLLFAVYLRDWQMLFTENFKPDTRILFRRNINHRIRHIAPFLRFDRDPYLVTAKVKGEEHSTLYWLIDAYTTSNYYPYSDPGEGDANQPGRNFNYIRNSVKILVDAYNGDVRLFTIDKQDPLINAWQKIFPELFLPFSSMPATLKSHIRYPVDMFSTQSERLLTYHMEDIDVFYNREDQWRIPQETYADEQQPIAPYYLIMKLAGIDAKEEEFVLSQVYTPNARNNLIALLFARCDEQNYGKLLLYTLPKERLVYGPEQIEALVNQDPVISERISLWNRRGSRAIQGNLLVIPIEESLLYVEPIYLEAEKNSLPTLARVVVVYGNQIVMAESLNEAIDAIFSPDSLGGEAIVRPVDGVVNGINNELN; encoded by the coding sequence GTGCCATCAGTAGTTGGGGGATCAAAAAACTTTCCCAATGGTTCACCGCTAAACAAGGGAGTTAGGGCCATGAAAGGGTGGGTCAAGGTGGCGATCGTCCTGGCCATTGCTTTGATGGGGTTGGAGATCATTGCCCGCATCTATGTGGAAAATCTCTGGTTCCGGGAGTTAAACTTCCAGTCCGTCTTTTGGAAGCGGTTGCGCTGGCAGGGGAGCATTACGTTGGTGGCGGGTTTTATTTCCTGGGCCTTTATTGTTTTCCAGGTCAAAGTGGCCAACCGTCTGGCCCATGAGGAAGCCCAACTGAAAAGCCTTGCCGTCACCCAAGCTGCCTCTGCACCAGTGCCCGTGGCGATCGGTTCCCGTTACTTACCCATGCCCGCTCCACCAGTGGGGCCAAAAGCCCATTCCCGCCCCCTACCATTACCCGTTCTACTGCCCCTGATTATTGCCCTACAAATAATTCTGGTGGCCCTGGTGATGTATTACGTTTTCATCACCATTCAAGTGTGGACCCCGGACTATACTCTGCCCAATATCACCCCAGCGGTGCCCCAACCCTTTCGGCTTCGTTTGCTGTTTACCAATTTCAGCAATGGGCGTGCCCAGTTGGGAGCAACAGCCTTGGCGGGGATTTTAGCCCTCATTGGTGTGTTGCGGGGTCCCAAGCTATTACCGGGTTTAGTCTTTATTTTGAGTGGGGTTTGGGGACTGTTGCTATCGGGCAACTGGTTTCGATTGCTACTTTCTTTTAACAGTCAATCCTTCAATGCCATTGACCCCCAGTTTCACCGAGATATTAGCTTTTATATTTTCCAGATTCCCCTCTGGCAGTTGTTAGAGAGTTGGTGGCGGGGGCTATTCCTCTTTAGTTTGTTGGCGGTAACTTTAATTATTCTTAAATCCGGCAATAGCTTATCAGAGGGACGATTTCCCGGCTTTTCCCCAGCCCAGTTGAGACATCTAAGTGCTTTGGGCGCCGCAGTGGCCGCCACCCTAGCAGTGGAGCATTGGTTAAAGCGTTATGGTTATTTGTTTGCTAACCATGGGGTAGTCTACGGAGCTAATTACACTGATGTTCATTGGCGTTTACCCGTGGAAACCGGGTTAGCAATTTTTACCGTGGCGATCGCCATTTGGTCGGGGTGGTTGAGCCTTAAGGGTTGGCCCTCGGGGAAAGGAACTGGTGCCCCCCAGCGACGGGGACAGTTACCCTTAATCGGCCTCTGGTTGCCGATGTCTGTTTACCTTTTAATTCTGCTACTGCAAAATTTGGGCGGTTGGGCGATCGAACTGTTGGTGGTGCAACCCAATCAACTCACCAGGGAAAGGCCCTATCTGGCCCGCAACATCGCCGCCACCAGGGAAGCTTTTAACCTACAAATTATCCAGCCCACCACCCTCAGCGGCCGTGGCCAACTCACCCCCGCTAGCCTCGAAAGCAACCGACTCACCTTGGACAACATCCGCCTTTGGGACCCCATCCCCCTGCTGAAAACTAATCGGCAACTACAACAAATTCGGCTTTACTATAAATTTGTTGACGCTGACCTAGACCGCTACACCATCCGGGTGCAAAAAGACGACACCCAAACCATCAGCACCGCCAAACAACAGGTGCTCATTGCCCCTAGGGAATTGGACTACACTGCTGTGCCAGAAAAGGCCCAAACCTGGGTGAACAAACATTTGGTCTATACCCACGGCTACGGCTTCACCCTTTCCCCCGTTAATCTAGTGGATCAAGGGGGATTGCCCTATTACTTTGTCAAAGATATTGGCACCGACGAAAACGAAGGCGCTCTGCGCACCTCCAGTGAACTGATCCGCACCAGTATTCCCATCGGTAAGCCCCGCATTTATTTTGGTGAGATTACTGATAACTACATCATGACCAACACCGCCATTCCTGAGCTGGATTTCCCCAGTGGAGAGGAAAACGTTTACAACTTTTATGACGGTCGGGGTGGCATTTTTTTGAATTCTCCCCTCAGAAAATTATTATTTGCCGTTTATTTGCGAGACTGGCAAATGCTGTTCACGGAAAACTTTAAGCCTGATACTAGAATTTTATTTCGTCGTAATATTAACCATCGTATCCGCCATATTGCACCCTTTTTACGCTTTGACCGCGATCCTTACTTAGTAACAGCCAAAGTAAAAGGAGAAGAACATTCCACCCTTTATTGGTTGATTGATGCCTACACCACCAGCAACTACTATCCCTATTCCGATCCGGGGGAAGGGGATGCTAACCAACCGGGGCGTAACTTTAACTACATTCGTAATTCGGTCAAAATCTTGGTGGATGCCTACAACGGTGATGTGCGGCTTTTCACCATTGATAAACAAGATCCTTTAATTAATGCTTGGCAAAAAATATTTCCCGAATTATTCTTACCTTTTAGCTCCATGCCCGCCACCCTAAAAAGTCATATTCGTTACCCGGTGGATATGTTCAGTACCCAATCAGAGCGATTGTTGACCTACCACATGGAAGATATTGATGTATTTTACAACCGTGAAGATCAATGGCGCATTCCCCAGGAAACCTATGCCGATGAGCAACAACCCATTGCCCCCTATTATTTAATTATGAAATTGGCAGGGATTGATGCCAAAGAAGAAGAGTTTGTCCTTTCCCAGGTTTACACTCCCAACGCCAGGAATAACCTGATCGCCCTACTCTTTGCCCGCTGTGATGAACAAAATTATGGCAAATTGTTGCTCTATACCTTACCCAAGGAAAGACTGGTCTATGGACCAGAGCAAATTGAAGCATTAGTGAACCAAGATCCGGTGATTTCAGAACGGATTAGTTTGTGGAATCGTCGGGGTTCTCGGGCTATTCAGGGTAATTTATTAGTAATTCCCATTGAAGAATCTTTACTATATGTGGAACCAATTTATCTGGAAGCTGAGAAAAATAGTTTGCCCACCCTCGCTCGGGTTGTGGTAGTTTATGGCAATCAAATTGTCATGGCAGAAAGTTTAAATGAGGCCATAGACGCCATTTTTTCACCGGATTCTCTAGGAGGAGAGGCAATTGTGCGTCCAGTTGATGGAGTTGTTAATGGTATTAATAACGAATTGAATTAG
- the lhgO gene encoding L-2-hydroxyglutarate oxidase, translated as MASYDITIIGGGIVGLATGLFISRRFPQYKLLILEKEAEPAYHQTGHNSGVIHSGIYYKPGSFKAQFTKAGNQSMVEFCQEHSLPYEVCGKVIVATKPAELPLLENLFNRGQANGLKVKKLSPEQVREYEPHVSCLGGIHVSTSGIVNYKLVCQKYAELIQAQGGEIRFNHRVNSIATQADGHSLITNQGDFFSRFLINCGGLQSDRLAKMAGIKPDAKIVPFRGEYYELKQEKRYLVKGLIYPVPNPAFPFLGVHFTRMIDGSIHAGPNAVLSLKREGYRKTDFDWGDFTEVMAYAGFWKLVGKHWQEGLQEIIRSFSKAAFVRSLQELIPEVTADDILPNPAGVRAQALKNDGALVEDFLIVPGSNSLQVLNAPSPAATASLEIGKAIASQVPTLLNR; from the coding sequence ATGGCTTCCTATGACATCACAATTATCGGCGGTGGCATTGTCGGTTTGGCCACGGGGTTATTTATTAGTCGTCGCTTTCCCCAATACAAATTATTGATTTTGGAGAAAGAAGCGGAGCCAGCCTATCACCAGACGGGGCATAATAGCGGCGTCATTCACTCTGGCATTTACTATAAACCTGGCAGTTTTAAGGCCCAGTTCACCAAAGCAGGCAACCAGAGCATGGTGGAATTTTGTCAGGAACATTCACTGCCCTACGAGGTTTGTGGCAAAGTGATTGTGGCCACCAAGCCAGCGGAATTGCCCCTATTGGAAAACCTATTTAATCGGGGTCAAGCCAATGGCTTAAAGGTGAAAAAGCTTAGCCCCGAGCAGGTTAGGGAGTACGAGCCCCATGTGTCCTGCTTAGGGGGGATTCATGTGTCCACTTCTGGCATTGTTAATTACAAACTTGTTTGTCAAAAATATGCGGAACTAATTCAAGCCCAGGGCGGAGAAATCAGGTTTAACCATCGGGTAAATAGTATTGCAACCCAGGCTGACGGCCATAGTTTGATAACTAACCAGGGGGATTTTTTTAGTCGTTTTTTGATCAATTGTGGCGGTCTCCAGAGTGATCGCCTAGCCAAAATGGCGGGGATCAAGCCTGATGCTAAAATCGTACCTTTTCGAGGGGAGTATTATGAGTTGAAGCAAGAGAAAAGATATTTAGTCAAAGGTTTAATTTACCCAGTCCCCAACCCGGCCTTTCCCTTTTTGGGGGTACATTTCACCCGCATGATTGATGGCAGTATCCACGCTGGGCCCAATGCAGTGCTGAGTTTGAAGCGGGAAGGTTATCGCAAAACGGATTTTGATTGGGGGGATTTTACCGAGGTGATGGCCTATGCTGGCTTTTGGAAGTTGGTGGGTAAACATTGGCAAGAAGGCCTACAGGAAATTATTCGCTCCTTTAGTAAGGCGGCCTTTGTGCGGAGTTTGCAAGAATTAATTCCGGAAGTGACGGCGGACGACATTCTGCCCAATCCAGCGGGGGTGAGGGCCCAGGCGCTGAAAAATGATGGGGCTTTGGTAGAAGATTTTCTCATTGTCCCCGGCTCCAATTCCCTCCAGGTACTTAACGCTCCTTCTCCGGCGGCCACAGCTTCTTTGGAAATTGGCAAGGCGATCGCCTCCCAAGTGCCGACTCTTTTAAATCGTTGA
- the tsaB gene encoding tRNA (adenosine(37)-N6)-threonylcarbamoyltransferase complex dimerization subunit type 1 TsaB: MTVPPPLSLTDHNLGLALHTATGQLGLALQRGKNPVAQQTWSLDRELLNQLHNCLGDFLPSQQWPELDYLAVAQGPGSFTSVRIGMVTARTLAQQLQIPLFAISTLACFAQSLIETCDDGELLAVTMPATRGYLYGALYQVIGEKLVTLNGDRLWLPEDWQQFMADKQVERIYSTPPQLGITAPQLLILAWQHWLLGDRPHWSAAQPFYGMSPTDPVAN; the protein is encoded by the coding sequence ATGACCGTACCTCCTCCCCTTTCCCTGACCGATCACAATTTAGGTCTGGCCCTCCACACCGCCACTGGCCAACTAGGTTTAGCTCTCCAACGGGGAAAAAATCCGGTAGCCCAGCAAACTTGGTCATTGGATCGGGAATTACTCAATCAATTACACAATTGTTTAGGGGATTTTTTGCCGAGCCAGCAATGGCCAGAATTGGACTATCTGGCCGTAGCCCAAGGCCCCGGTAGCTTTACCAGCGTCCGCATTGGTATGGTCACCGCCCGCACCTTGGCCCAACAATTACAAATTCCCCTATTTGCCATTTCTACCCTGGCTTGTTTTGCCCAATCCTTAATTGAAACCTGTGACGATGGCGAATTATTGGCCGTCACCATGCCCGCAACCAGGGGTTATCTTTATGGGGCACTCTATCAAGTTATCGGGGAAAAACTAGTTACCCTAAACGGCGATCGCCTCTGGCTACCCGAAGATTGGCAACAATTCATGGCCGATAAACAGGTGGAACGGATCTATAGCACTCCGCCCCAGCTTGGCATCACCGCCCCCCAACTGCTAATCCTTGCTTGGCAACATTGGCTCCTTGGCGATCGACCCCACTGGTCAGCGGCCCAACCTTTCTATGGCATGAGCCCCACCGACCCTGTGGCCAATTAA
- a CDS encoding WecB/TagA/CpsF family glycosyltransferase: protein MTISRTIISTRIDCTDYGQATATIINLAKAAIASYVVAANVHVVMSAYGNKSYQEIINQAVLITPDGMPLVWGLKLLGYPQATRVYGPDLMLTICQRAVDENLGIYLYGGTEACLTQLKVNLIKRFPTLDIVGADSPPFRPLEPQEEEVALAKIKRSGAHILFVGLGCPKQEIWMANHYQKLNLVMVGVGAAFNFHSGLVSQAPRWLMALGLEWFYRLLMEPKRLWRRYLINNPAFIILFTWQWFTKKKTL, encoded by the coding sequence GTGACCATTTCCCGCACCATCATCAGCACTAGAATTGACTGCACAGACTATGGACAAGCCACAGCCACCATCATTAATTTAGCTAAAGCGGCGATCGCCAGTTATGTGGTAGCGGCCAATGTCCATGTGGTAATGAGTGCCTATGGCAATAAAAGTTATCAAGAAATTATTAATCAAGCTGTGTTGATCACCCCCGATGGTATGCCATTGGTGTGGGGATTAAAATTGCTCGGTTACCCGCAGGCCACCAGAGTTTATGGCCCGGATTTGATGCTAACAATTTGTCAGCGAGCCGTGGACGAAAACCTTGGTATTTACCTCTACGGCGGTACCGAAGCTTGTTTAACTCAACTAAAAGTTAATCTAATTAAACGTTTTCCCACACTTGACATTGTTGGTGCTGATTCTCCTCCTTTTCGTCCCCTGGAACCGCAGGAGGAAGAAGTGGCCCTAGCAAAAATTAAGCGTTCGGGAGCCCATATTCTCTTTGTTGGTCTGGGCTGTCCTAAGCAGGAAATTTGGATGGCTAATCATTATCAAAAACTAAATCTGGTCATGGTGGGGGTGGGAGCTGCTTTTAATTTCCACAGTGGTTTGGTGTCCCAAGCTCCCCGCTGGTTAATGGCCCTAGGATTGGAATGGTTCTATCGTTTACTCATGGAACCGAAACGATTATGGCGCAGATATTTAATCAATAACCCCGCCTTTATTATTCTATTTACTTGGCAATGGTTCACCAAGAAAAAAACCTTATAA
- a CDS encoding A24 family peptidase, with protein MDPLIAPIAFLFAIALGCAVGSFLNVVAYRLPEGLSLVHPPSRCPHCGHPLGPKENVPVMGWLWLKGKCRWCQASIPPRYPLVEAATGLLFALTCWHFGWQWQILGYWTLISFLIALTLIDWDTMTLPNSLTKPGLVLGLLFHLLLGWQSGHWIIPLVEAIASAVLGLWLFDLIRMGGSLLLGREGMGDGDPKLAAMVGAWLGWPSLLLTTFIACLFGSIYGGLKLLLGRLQRRQGFPFGPFLAIGALVSLFWGERLIASYLNFVTPQF; from the coding sequence ATGGATCCCCTAATTGCCCCCATTGCTTTCCTGTTTGCCATTGCCCTGGGCTGTGCCGTGGGCAGTTTTCTTAACGTGGTGGCCTATCGTTTACCAGAGGGTTTATCCCTGGTGCATCCCCCTTCCCGTTGTCCCCACTGTGGTCACCCACTGGGCCCGAAGGAAAATGTGCCCGTTATGGGCTGGTTATGGCTAAAGGGTAAATGCCGTTGGTGCCAAGCGTCCATTCCCCCCCGCTATCCCCTGGTGGAAGCGGCTACGGGATTATTATTTGCCCTGACCTGTTGGCATTTTGGTTGGCAGTGGCAAATCCTCGGCTACTGGACATTAATCAGTTTTTTAATTGCCCTGACTTTAATCGACTGGGACACCATGACCCTGCCCAATAGTCTGACTAAACCGGGACTGGTGCTTGGCTTACTATTTCATTTACTGCTGGGTTGGCAAAGCGGCCATTGGATTATTCCCTTGGTGGAGGCGATCGCCTCGGCGGTATTGGGGCTATGGCTGTTTGATTTGATCCGCATGGGGGGCAGTCTGTTGCTCGGCAGGGAAGGCATGGGGGACGGCGATCCAAAATTGGCGGCCATGGTGGGAGCTTGGTTGGGCTGGCCTTCATTACTCTTGACCACATTTATTGCCTGTTTATTTGGTTCTATCTATGGCGGTTTAAAGCTACTGCTGGGCAGATTACAACGACGACAGGGTTTTCCCTTTGGCCCCTTTTTGGCGATCGGTGCCCTCGTCAGTCTCTTTTGGGGTGAAAGATTGATTGCTAGCTACTTAAATTTTGTGACTCCACAATTTTGA
- a CDS encoding SGNH/GDSL hydrolase family protein yields the protein MQTISPASTLTQTPRFDHPLKVLAMGDSLVYGYGDPIGGGWAERLRRFWMEENGPVLYNLGIRGDRVAQVSERLEQEFRLRGEIRNKVPDLLILSVGVNDSPRLGRPDGRCFTDEILFQKQVEQLLDSARQLCPVLFVGMVPVNEVRMPFLDCFYFNHADQRRFKNITQQACGDRQIPYLDIFEIWQQRGQEWINDHLMADGLHPNVAGYKALLDDIHHWQPLKELTTKVSQP from the coding sequence ATGCAAACGATTTCCCCTGCGTCGACCCTTACCCAAACTCCCCGTTTTGACCATCCCCTAAAAGTGTTGGCCATGGGGGACAGTCTTGTCTACGGTTACGGAGATCCCATCGGTGGCGGTTGGGCGGAACGGCTACGGCGGTTTTGGATGGAAGAAAATGGCCCCGTTCTCTATAACCTCGGTATCCGTGGCGATCGGGTAGCCCAAGTTAGTGAACGGTTGGAGCAAGAATTTCGCCTGCGTGGAGAAATCCGCAACAAAGTCCCCGATTTGCTCATTCTCTCTGTGGGGGTGAACGACTCCCCCCGGTTGGGTCGGCCCGATGGGCGTTGTTTCACCGATGAAATCCTCTTTCAAAAACAGGTGGAGCAATTATTGGATAGTGCCCGTCAACTCTGTCCGGTGCTTTTTGTCGGTATGGTGCCGGTCAACGAAGTTCGGATGCCTTTCCTCGACTGTTTTTATTTCAACCATGCCGACCAACGCCGTTTCAAAAACATTACCCAACAGGCCTGCGGCGATCGCCAAATTCCCTACCTAGATATTTTTGAAATTTGGCAACAACGGGGCCAGGAATGGATTAACGATCATCTCATGGCCGACGGACTCCACCCCAACGTGGCAGGCTACAAGGCACTATTGGATGACATCCACCACTGGCAACCCCTCAAAGAGCTAACAACTAAGGTATCTCAACCTTAG
- a CDS encoding class I SAM-dependent methyltransferase → MNQEKLLALMMDLHRDGPRQGPGSEAETIRALELTRIDTLAKLQVADIGCGTGASTLVLASKLQNAQITAIDIFPEFLDVLSAKARAMGYSEKIETLTESMDKLSFAEESLDLIWSEAAIYNLGFAQGIESWRRMLRTGGVLAVSEITWLNPLPPEEIRQYWNTEYPEIATACEKIAILEHGGYDLIGYFILPSTNWLENYYIPIEDRIDKFLQRHRGQFEAEELIKMERREIDLYRRFKNWFSYGFYVARKR, encoded by the coding sequence ATGAATCAGGAAAAATTATTGGCCCTGATGATGGATTTACACCGGGATGGACCACGTCAGGGGCCAGGAAGCGAAGCAGAAACCATACGAGCCCTCGAACTAACTCGAATCGATACATTGGCAAAACTTCAGGTCGCTGACATCGGTTGCGGTACGGGGGCATCGACTTTGGTTTTAGCAAGTAAGCTGCAAAATGCACAAATTACCGCCATTGATATTTTTCCAGAATTTCTTGATGTTTTGTCGGCAAAAGCAAGGGCAATGGGTTACTCCGAAAAAATCGAGACGCTTACAGAATCAATGGACAAACTTTCCTTTGCAGAGGAATCATTGGATCTCATCTGGTCTGAGGCGGCAATCTACAATCTGGGCTTTGCTCAGGGGATTGAGTCCTGGAGGCGAATGTTGCGAACTGGTGGTGTGCTTGCGGTTTCCGAAATCACTTGGCTGAATCCCCTTCCCCCAGAGGAAATTAGACAATACTGGAACACGGAATACCCCGAAATCGCCACTGCTTGTGAAAAAATTGCAATTCTTGAGCACGGAGGGTACGACCTAATTGGATATTTCATACTTCCATCAACAAACTGGCTAGAAAATTACTATATACCAATTGAAGATCGAATAGATAAATTTCTTCAGCGCCATAGGGGACAGTTTGAAGCAGAGGAACTAATAAAAATGGAACGCCGAGAAATAGATCTATACAGGCGATTTAAAAATTGGTTCAGTTACGGGTTTTATGTGGCGCGTAAGCGATGA
- a CDS encoding PepSY domain-containing protein: protein MMNAIKQISYFLAGVVLMEMTLTAAIARADDRDVTAQERQRIVQVLNAMGCNSFDDAEYEIDKKRFEIDDVVCADGREYEIYLDTNYRVIKKELED, encoded by the coding sequence ATGATGAATGCCATCAAACAAATTAGCTATTTTCTAGCCGGCGTGGTGCTGATGGAAATGACCCTTACAGCGGCGATCGCCAGGGCCGATGACCGGGATGTGACGGCCCAGGAAAGACAGAGAATTGTCCAAGTACTCAACGCCATGGGCTGTAATTCCTTTGATGATGCTGAGTACGAAATCGACAAAAAACGTTTTGAAATTGACGATGTCGTCTGTGCCGACGGGCGGGAATATGAAATTTATCTAGATACCAATTATCGAGTTATCAAGAAGGAATTGGAGGACTAA